A DNA window from Porphyromonas gingivalis ATCC 33277 contains the following coding sequences:
- a CDS encoding glycosyltransferase, whose amino-acid sequence MKALMFGWEFPPHILGGLGTASYGLTRGMAMQPDMDITFVIPKPWGDEDKSFLRLIGTNCTPIVYKNVPTETVNQLLGNRMDLRTYEDLRSNIYADFSYKKTDALGCIEFSGRYPDNLLEEINNYSIVAGVIARTIPCDVIHSHDWLTYPAGIHAKTVTGKPLVVHVHATDFDRSRGNVNPQVFAIEKDGMNHADHIITVSNLTRRTVIEKYGQHPDKVTTVHNAVEPLPASILALPDKRGVKDKVITFLGRITMQKGPEYFVEAAAKVLERTSDVRFVMAGNGDMMDAMIRLAARHKIADRFHFTGFMKGEQVYEVFKASDVYVMPSVSEPFGISPLEAMQCGVPSIISKQSGCAEILDYAIKVDYWDIDAMADAMHALIAYPELHTFLRDEGLREVNNIKWETAGQKVRDIYNKVTGR is encoded by the coding sequence ATGAAAGCGTTGATGTTCGGTTGGGAGTTCCCCCCACATATCCTCGGCGGATTGGGGACAGCCAGCTATGGCCTTACCAGAGGGATGGCCATGCAGCCCGACATGGATATTACTTTCGTCATCCCCAAACCGTGGGGAGACGAGGACAAGAGTTTCCTCCGGCTCATAGGCACCAACTGCACTCCCATAGTGTACAAAAATGTCCCCACCGAAACGGTGAACCAACTCTTGGGCAACCGAATGGATCTCCGGACATACGAGGATCTGCGCAGCAACATTTATGCCGATTTTAGCTACAAGAAGACGGATGCCCTCGGCTGTATCGAATTTTCCGGACGCTATCCGGACAATCTGCTGGAAGAGATCAATAATTACTCCATCGTAGCAGGCGTGATAGCGCGTACCATACCGTGCGACGTGATCCACTCCCACGACTGGCTCACCTATCCGGCCGGCATACATGCCAAAACGGTTACAGGGAAGCCGCTCGTAGTTCATGTACACGCTACGGACTTCGACCGCAGCAGGGGTAATGTGAATCCCCAAGTTTTTGCCATCGAGAAAGACGGTATGAACCATGCGGATCATATCATCACGGTCAGTAATCTGACCAGACGGACCGTCATTGAAAAGTACGGACAGCATCCCGACAAGGTGACCACGGTGCACAATGCGGTAGAGCCTCTGCCTGCCTCTATTCTGGCTTTGCCCGACAAACGCGGCGTGAAAGACAAAGTAATTACCTTCCTCGGACGAATCACGATGCAGAAAGGCCCGGAATACTTCGTCGAAGCAGCGGCCAAAGTGCTCGAACGCACATCCGACGTACGCTTCGTAATGGCCGGAAACGGCGACATGATGGACGCCATGATCAGGCTGGCTGCCCGACACAAGATAGCCGACCGCTTCCACTTCACAGGATTTATGAAAGGCGAACAGGTGTACGAGGTATTTAAGGCAAGCGATGTCTATGTGATGCCATCCGTATCCGAGCCATTCGGCATCTCTCCACTCGAAGCCATGCAATGCGGAGTCCCCTCCATTATTTCCAAACAGAGCGGATGTGCCGAGATTCTGGACTACGCCATCAAAGTGGACTATTGGGACATCGATGCCATGGCAGATGCCATGCATGCGCTTATAGCTTATCCGGAGCTGCATACTTTCTTGCGGGACGAGGGTCTCCGAGAGGTGAACAACATCAAGTGGGAGACTGCAGGACAAAAGGTACGTGACATATATAATAAAGTAACAGGACGATGA
- a CDS encoding glycogen debranching enzyme N-terminal domain-containing protein produces MSYLKFDKTLMANLDESLQREYIRTNRKGAYSSSTIVGCNTRKYHGLLVVPIPELGDQNRVLLSSLDLTIIQHGAEFNVAVHHYKGGVISPNGHKYIREYNVDIIPATIFRVGGVVLKREQVFCHYINRAIFKYTLMEAHSDTLLRFRPLLAFRSVAALTHENGQIERGHIPARNGIGISLYKGYPHLFMQFSKEPEYREEGYWYKDFEYPKEKERGYECTEDLYMPGTFEIPIKKGESIYFAAGLEEANPNTLRTTFVKEVRERIPREDFFSCLRNAAHQLYYRPTPDDGYLLAGYPWFDVRARDLFVALPGCTLCVEAPERFERIVNTVIPAMERYMRLHEDDDTIHGLHEPDVGIWAIWAIQQYARRNGLEAAKRFGSFVSEVVSYYLSAQHPTAQIRENGLLYVLGTGFPLSWMDAKLNGKAVIPREGYLVELNALWYNALCFERELNGEKPEIDEIISRIERSFPDTFLNCYNYLFDYVRDGKAQDWSVRPNMLFAISLPYSPLQRDRQLQVLEIITRELLTPKGLRSLSPKSEGYRPYCRGKQEERELAYYNGSVWPWLLGQYTEAYLRLYGNSGVTFLERMLIGMEEELQMHGIGTISELFDGNPPFMGRGAISFAMSVGEILRAKELLNRTESDMHLSVRHMYNYTKWKG; encoded by the coding sequence ATGAGTTACCTCAAATTCGACAAAACGCTCATGGCGAATCTGGATGAATCGCTTCAGCGCGAATACATCCGCACCAATCGAAAAGGGGCTTATTCCAGCTCTACGATAGTAGGCTGCAATACCCGTAAATATCATGGTCTGTTGGTCGTTCCCATTCCCGAGCTGGGGGATCAGAATCGCGTACTGCTGTCGTCTCTGGATCTGACCATTATCCAGCATGGAGCGGAGTTCAACGTAGCGGTTCATCACTACAAAGGCGGAGTCATCAGTCCGAACGGTCATAAATATATCCGCGAATACAATGTGGATATAATACCGGCCACCATCTTTCGCGTGGGAGGAGTGGTACTCAAGCGCGAACAGGTATTCTGCCACTACATCAATCGTGCCATATTCAAGTACACACTGATGGAAGCACATAGCGATACGCTACTGCGCTTTCGTCCCCTGCTTGCTTTCAGGAGCGTGGCAGCCCTCACCCACGAAAACGGGCAGATCGAACGTGGACATATCCCGGCCCGAAACGGCATAGGGATCAGCCTCTACAAGGGTTATCCCCATCTCTTCATGCAGTTCAGCAAAGAACCCGAATACCGCGAGGAGGGATATTGGTACAAAGACTTCGAATACCCCAAGGAAAAAGAGCGTGGATACGAGTGTACGGAGGATCTTTACATGCCCGGCACATTCGAGATTCCCATAAAAAAAGGAGAATCCATCTACTTTGCTGCCGGTCTTGAAGAGGCCAATCCGAATACCCTCCGAACGACATTTGTCAAGGAAGTACGAGAGCGCATCCCACGCGAAGATTTTTTCAGCTGCCTGAGGAATGCAGCTCACCAGCTCTACTACCGCCCTACCCCCGACGATGGCTACCTTCTGGCCGGCTATCCGTGGTTCGACGTTCGAGCTCGCGATCTGTTCGTGGCACTACCCGGCTGTACCCTGTGTGTAGAAGCCCCGGAGCGATTCGAACGCATCGTCAATACCGTCATTCCGGCGATGGAACGCTACATGCGACTGCATGAAGATGACGACACCATACACGGGCTGCATGAGCCGGACGTTGGGATTTGGGCTATTTGGGCCATCCAGCAGTATGCACGCCGCAACGGTCTGGAAGCAGCCAAGAGATTCGGCTCCTTCGTCAGCGAAGTGGTATCTTATTATCTGTCCGCCCAGCACCCGACGGCACAAATTCGTGAAAACGGGCTTCTCTACGTCTTGGGCACAGGCTTCCCGTTAAGTTGGATGGATGCCAAACTGAACGGCAAAGCCGTCATCCCCCGTGAGGGCTATCTCGTCGAATTGAATGCTCTCTGGTACAATGCCCTCTGCTTCGAACGAGAACTCAATGGGGAAAAACCGGAGATCGACGAAATCATCAGCCGGATCGAAAGATCCTTCCCCGATACATTTCTGAATTGCTACAACTATCTCTTCGATTACGTTCGGGACGGCAAAGCTCAGGACTGGAGCGTACGCCCGAACATGCTCTTCGCCATATCCCTCCCCTACTCCCCACTACAACGCGATCGGCAACTGCAAGTACTCGAGATCATCACAAGAGAACTGCTGACGCCGAAAGGGCTTCGAAGCCTAAGCCCCAAGAGCGAAGGCTACCGGCCTTACTGCCGTGGCAAACAAGAAGAACGGGAACTGGCCTACTACAATGGTTCGGTATGGCCTTGGCTACTCGGACAATACACCGAAGCCTATCTGCGTTTATACGGGAATAGCGGAGTGACCTTTCTCGAAAGGATGCTTATCGGCATGGAAGAGGAACTACAGATGCACGGCATCGGCACCATCTCGGAGTTGTTCGACGGCAATCCGCCTTTCATGGGGCGCGGAGCTATCTCTTTTGCCATGAGCGTAGGAGAGATATTGAGAGCCAAAGAGCTACTGAACAGGACAGAATCCGATATGCACCTGAGTGTACGTCATATGTACAATTATACAAAATGGAAAGGATGA
- a CDS encoding DUF1661 domain-containing protein has translation MRVCRTKRREIFFVLARNFFTSHAKTKKFSHHVFWRYKQENFGA, from the coding sequence GTGCGTGTATGCCGAACAAAGCGGCGCGAGATTTTTTTCGTTTTGGCTCGTAATTTTTTTACTTCCCACGCCAAAACGAAAAAGTTCTCGCACCATGTTTTTTGGCGTTATAAACAGGAAAATTTTGGCGCATAA
- a CDS encoding ABC transporter ATP-binding protein, producing the protein MIQITDLSKKYNGVTVLDIPHLSISHGETFGLVGNNGAGKTTLFRLVLDLIKADSGSISIDDIPVAGSDDWKGRVGAFLDESFLIGFLRPEEYFDFIGKLHHLDKQEIERFLEYMSPLFADEVLGKNKLIRDFSKGNQKKIGIAAAMLSRPDILILDEPFTALDPSSQIRLKKMLNEHATQYGTTMLISSHDLNHVTEVSSRIVVLQKGEIIKDLQTNEQTLSELEQHFAVEG; encoded by the coding sequence ATGATACAAATAACCGATCTCAGCAAAAAATACAATGGGGTTACCGTACTGGATATTCCCCATCTCTCCATAAGCCACGGCGAAACCTTCGGTTTGGTAGGCAATAACGGTGCCGGCAAGACTACCCTCTTCCGCCTCGTCCTCGATCTGATCAAAGCAGATAGCGGTAGCATCTCCATCGACGACATCCCCGTAGCGGGTAGTGACGATTGGAAGGGCCGTGTCGGAGCCTTCCTCGACGAAAGCTTCCTCATCGGCTTCCTGCGTCCGGAGGAGTATTTCGATTTCATCGGCAAGCTCCACCACCTCGACAAGCAGGAGATAGAGCGTTTTCTCGAATACATGTCGCCCCTCTTTGCCGATGAAGTTTTGGGCAAGAACAAACTCATTCGGGATTTTTCCAAAGGGAATCAAAAGAAGATAGGCATAGCCGCTGCCATGCTCTCTCGCCCCGATATATTGATCCTCGACGAACCGTTCACGGCTCTCGATCCTTCCTCACAAATACGGCTGAAGAAAATGCTCAACGAACATGCAACCCAATACGGTACTACCATGCTTATCTCCAGCCACGACCTCAACCACGTGACCGAAGTCAGCAGCCGCATCGTAGTACTGCAAAAAGGCGAGATCATCAAAGACCTCCAAACAAACGAACAGACCCTATCCGAACTCGAACAGCACTTCGCCGTCGAAGGATAA
- a CDS encoding DUF5687 family protein: MYQRELFRHEWRRTIRSTISAQSVAIMIFWAIYFLFVGVSLFIFGLFFPIIIKESFPALAPMQIMTGLIPFLMLAGLVIRLFLQPLNYINENYYRQLPIPRKAIAQYLIFRPLANPINYYVFVFLFLPYSIVTGIEEGAADFAVALVTLLMLTLTDMLLAPYLKRILGDGLRFYIIVIGAIALMLATEITGFVPWSDCLFRFVSSLPVYIVWICMALILAGTYIASQRYFRQHRYAKERTKSNSTERYHNLNFVRQHGIIGEVIALHIKLILRSKRLRSTFIFSFLFILYGLLFYRESNADTMTAYAIIANIIVSSLMLMQQQFVIRWDCAFFDGLMAQAITSRTYIRSHYIILMILNAASFILSTPYFLMGEEIVYLHISLFLWNSGIGTIFILLMACFNKGYIEVMSRSVMNQQGTSMVNILIALPTMMVAPVLLVVLKWLTDTRTAEIAIGLIGLIGLMMHKPLLNFCTRVFSRQKHALAESFRERK; the protein is encoded by the coding sequence ATGTACCAACGAGAACTATTCCGACACGAATGGCGGCGCACGATCCGCTCCACCATTTCGGCACAGAGCGTTGCCATAATGATATTTTGGGCCATTTACTTCCTGTTCGTAGGTGTGAGCCTTTTTATTTTTGGGCTTTTCTTTCCGATCATAATTAAGGAAAGCTTTCCGGCTCTTGCTCCTATGCAAATAATGACCGGACTCATTCCTTTCCTGATGCTTGCCGGTCTGGTGATCCGCCTTTTCCTGCAACCGCTCAACTATATAAATGAAAACTACTACCGGCAGCTGCCGATACCGCGCAAAGCCATAGCACAGTACCTTATATTCCGCCCATTGGCCAATCCGATCAATTACTACGTCTTCGTTTTCCTCTTTCTGCCTTACAGCATTGTGACGGGGATAGAAGAAGGGGCAGCCGATTTCGCTGTAGCCCTCGTCACCCTGCTGATGCTTACGCTGACCGATATGCTCTTGGCTCCATATCTGAAGCGCATACTGGGCGATGGTCTCCGATTCTATATCATCGTCATCGGTGCCATAGCCCTCATGCTCGCTACAGAAATCACCGGATTCGTGCCTTGGTCGGACTGCCTGTTCCGCTTCGTCTCGTCCCTTCCGGTATATATCGTATGGATCTGCATGGCATTGATATTGGCCGGAACATATATAGCGAGCCAGCGGTATTTCAGACAGCATCGCTATGCTAAAGAGCGCACCAAATCCAACAGCACGGAGCGGTACCACAATCTGAATTTTGTGCGTCAGCATGGTATCATAGGCGAGGTGATAGCACTGCATATCAAGCTCATCTTGCGCTCCAAACGCCTTCGCAGTACTTTCATCTTTTCCTTTCTTTTCATATTGTACGGCCTTCTCTTCTATAGGGAAAGCAATGCGGACACGATGACCGCATATGCGATTATCGCCAATATCATCGTCAGCTCCCTGATGCTGATGCAGCAGCAATTCGTGATACGGTGGGACTGTGCTTTCTTCGATGGACTGATGGCGCAAGCCATAACCTCCCGAACCTACATTCGCAGCCACTACATCATACTGATGATACTCAATGCAGCCAGTTTCATCCTGAGCACACCCTATTTCCTGATGGGAGAGGAGATTGTCTACCTGCACATCTCGCTCTTTCTATGGAACAGCGGTATAGGAACGATCTTCATCCTGCTAATGGCATGCTTCAATAAAGGCTACATAGAAGTAATGTCGAGAAGCGTAATGAACCAACAAGGCACTTCGATGGTCAATATCCTGATAGCGTTGCCGACGATGATGGTCGCCCCGGTTTTGTTGGTTGTACTGAAGTGGCTCACCGATACGCGTACAGCCGAAATCGCCATCGGTCTGATCGGCCTGATCGGTCTGATGATGCACAAGCCCCTCCTGAACTTCTGCACACGCGTTTTCTCTCGTCAGAAACACGCTTTGGCAGAAAGCTTCCGCGAACGCAAATAA
- a CDS encoding phosphoglycerate kinase, translated as MTIEQFNFAGKKAFVRVDFNVPLDDNFKITDDTRIRAALPTLRKIIADGGMTIIGSHLGRPKGVAPEFSLRHILPHVSELLGVDVFFADDCIGADAMDKAAKLKAGQVLLLENLRFYAEEEGKPRGLSDDASDEEKAAAKKAVKAAQKEFTQKLASMADCYVNDAFGTAHRAHASTALIADYFDRDHKMFGYLMEKEVKAVERVLHDIKRPFTAIMGGSKVSTKIEIIENLLNKVDNLILTGGMTYTFTKAAGGRIGLSIVEDDKLDLARDIVKKAAEKGVNLILSVDTKVADRFDNDAATQVCSNMEIPDDWMGMDIGPRSIEKFRKVILESKTILWNGPTGVFEFDNFSIGSKAVGEAIVEATANGAFSLVGGGDSVACVNKFGLADKVSYVSTGGGALLEAIEGKTLPGIAAIQG; from the coding sequence ATGACGATAGAACAATTCAATTTCGCCGGCAAGAAAGCCTTCGTGCGCGTCGATTTCAACGTTCCCCTCGATGACAACTTTAAGATCACCGACGACACCCGCATCCGCGCAGCCCTCCCCACTCTCCGCAAGATCATAGCCGACGGCGGTATGACCATCATCGGCTCTCATCTGGGACGCCCCAAAGGCGTAGCACCGGAGTTCTCCCTCCGGCATATCCTGCCACACGTATCCGAACTGCTCGGCGTGGATGTCTTCTTTGCCGATGACTGCATCGGAGCCGATGCCATGGACAAAGCGGCCAAGCTCAAAGCCGGCCAAGTGCTGCTGCTCGAAAACCTCCGCTTCTATGCCGAGGAGGAAGGTAAGCCGCGCGGACTCTCCGACGATGCTTCGGACGAAGAAAAAGCCGCAGCGAAGAAAGCCGTCAAGGCTGCTCAGAAAGAGTTTACGCAAAAGCTGGCTTCCATGGCCGACTGCTACGTGAACGATGCTTTCGGCACAGCCCATCGGGCACATGCTTCCACGGCACTGATCGCTGACTACTTCGACCGAGACCACAAAATGTTCGGCTATCTGATGGAGAAAGAAGTAAAAGCCGTAGAAAGAGTGCTGCACGACATCAAGCGGCCGTTCACCGCCATCATGGGAGGCTCCAAGGTATCGACCAAGATAGAAATCATCGAGAACCTGCTCAACAAAGTGGACAACCTGATCCTGACCGGCGGAATGACCTATACTTTCACCAAAGCGGCAGGCGGTCGGATAGGCCTCTCCATCGTGGAAGACGACAAGCTGGATTTGGCTCGCGACATCGTGAAGAAAGCAGCCGAAAAGGGCGTCAATCTGATACTCTCCGTGGATACGAAAGTAGCCGACAGGTTCGACAACGATGCAGCCACCCAAGTATGCAGCAATATGGAGATACCCGACGACTGGATGGGTATGGACATAGGCCCCCGGTCGATCGAGAAATTCCGCAAAGTAATACTCGAATCCAAAACGATCCTTTGGAACGGTCCCACGGGAGTATTCGAATTTGACAACTTCTCCATAGGCTCGAAAGCCGTCGGCGAAGCCATCGTGGAAGCTACGGCCAATGGAGCCTTCTCGCTGGTCGGAGGAGGAGATAGCGTTGCCTGCGTGAACAAATTCGGTCTTGCCGATAAGGTATCCTACGTCTCCACGGGTGGCGGAGCCTTGCTCGAAGCCATCGAGGGCAAAACCCTCCCCGGCATTGCAGCCATCCAAGGATAA
- the pckA gene encoding phosphoenolpyruvate carboxykinase (ATP): MSKLDLTKYGILNATEIIHNPSYEFLFEEETKAGLEGFEKGQLTELGAVNVMTGVYTGRSPKDKFFVMDDTTKNTIWWTSDEYKNDNKPVTPEAWKSIKKLAVEQLSGKRLFVVDTFCGANESSRLKIRFIMEVAWQAHFVKNMFIRPTEEELANYGEPDFVVMTASKAKVENYKELGLNSETAVVFNLTEKVQVILNTWYGGEMKKGMFSYMNYLLPLRGMASMHCSANTSMDEKETAIFFGLSGTGKTTLSTDPKRKLIGDDEHGWDKDGIFNFEGGCYAKVINLSRENEPDIYNAIRRNALLENVTVDAAGKIDFGDKSVTENTRVSYPIYHIENIVKPVSKAGHAKKVIFLSADAFGVLPPVSILTPEQTKYYFLSGFTAKLAGTERGITEPTPTFSACFGAAFLSLHPTKYAEELVKKMEMVGATAYLVNTGWNGTGKRISIKDTRGIIDAILDGSIDKAPTKAIPFFDFKVPTALPGVDPNILDPRDTYADAAEWTKKAKDLAERFIKNFVKFTGNDAGKALVAAGPKL, encoded by the coding sequence ATGAGCAAATTAGATTTGACAAAGTATGGCATTCTCAATGCCACTGAGATTATCCACAACCCATCTTACGAGTTCCTTTTTGAAGAAGAGACCAAAGCCGGTCTCGAAGGCTTTGAGAAAGGACAGCTTACCGAACTGGGAGCAGTCAATGTGATGACCGGTGTCTATACGGGTCGTTCGCCCAAGGATAAGTTCTTCGTCATGGACGATACAACCAAAAACACCATCTGGTGGACGTCGGACGAATACAAGAACGACAACAAACCGGTGACTCCGGAGGCGTGGAAGAGTATCAAAAAGCTGGCCGTGGAGCAGCTCTCCGGCAAGCGTCTTTTCGTCGTGGACACGTTCTGCGGCGCCAACGAAAGCTCTCGGTTGAAAATCCGCTTTATCATGGAGGTGGCCTGGCAGGCCCACTTCGTCAAGAATATGTTTATCCGCCCCACGGAAGAGGAGCTGGCCAACTACGGCGAGCCCGACTTCGTGGTGATGACTGCTTCCAAAGCGAAGGTGGAAAACTACAAAGAGCTGGGACTGAACTCCGAGACGGCCGTCGTATTCAACCTGACCGAGAAGGTGCAGGTGATCCTGAACACATGGTACGGCGGTGAGATGAAGAAAGGTATGTTCTCCTACATGAACTACCTGCTCCCTCTGCGCGGTATGGCTTCGATGCACTGCTCCGCCAATACGAGCATGGACGAGAAGGAGACGGCTATCTTCTTCGGTCTGTCCGGTACGGGCAAGACCACGCTCAGTACGGATCCGAAGCGCAAGCTGATCGGCGATGACGAGCACGGCTGGGACAAGGACGGTATCTTCAACTTCGAAGGCGGATGCTACGCCAAGGTGATCAACCTGAGCCGCGAGAACGAACCGGACATCTACAATGCCATCCGCCGCAATGCGCTGCTGGAGAACGTGACCGTGGATGCTGCCGGTAAGATCGACTTCGGTGACAAATCCGTGACGGAGAATACTCGCGTCTCTTATCCGATCTACCACATCGAGAACATCGTGAAGCCCGTGTCCAAAGCCGGCCATGCCAAGAAGGTGATCTTCCTCTCTGCCGATGCTTTCGGCGTATTGCCTCCCGTTTCCATCCTGACTCCGGAGCAGACCAAGTACTACTTCCTCTCGGGCTTTACCGCCAAGCTGGCCGGTACCGAGCGTGGCATCACGGAGCCTACGCCTACGTTCTCCGCTTGCTTCGGAGCGGCTTTCCTCTCGCTTCATCCTACGAAGTATGCCGAGGAGCTGGTGAAGAAAATGGAGATGGTGGGAGCTACGGCTTACCTCGTCAATACGGGTTGGAACGGTACGGGCAAGCGCATCTCCATCAAGGATACGCGCGGTATCATCGATGCCATCCTCGACGGCTCCATCGACAAGGCTCCGACCAAGGCTATTCCTTTCTTCGACTTCAAGGTGCCGACGGCTCTGCCCGGTGTGGATCCGAATATCCTCGATCCGCGCGACACCTATGCCGATGCCGCCGAGTGGACGAAGAAGGCGAAGGATCTGGCCGAACGTTTCATCAAAAACTTCGTCAAGTTCACGGGCAATGATGCCGGCAAGGCTCTCGTAGCAGCAGGGCCGAAGCTCTAA
- a CDS encoding DUF6261 family protein: protein MRAYKRLDKKNYRNETELMYKLAEELRSDKYKADVTKLAISTWVDKMDEANRAFDRIFDLHSRRIGRIAPNLLPTVLTEWQIRYRWQQ, encoded by the coding sequence TTGCGTGCATACAAAAGACTCGACAAAAAGAACTACCGCAACGAGACCGAGCTGATGTACAAACTCGCCGAAGAACTCCGAAGCGATAAGTACAAAGCGGACGTAACGAAACTGGCTATCTCCACTTGGGTAGACAAGATGGACGAAGCCAACAGAGCTTTCGACCGGATATTCGACCTCCACAGCCGGCGAATCGGACGAATTGCCCCAAATCTCCTCCCAACCGTCCTCACCGAGTGGCAGATCCGATACCGGTGGCAGCAGTAG
- a CDS encoding IS982-like element IS195 family transposase: protein MKTNIVDVFCIIDDFSKLFDEAIKKKTLEEEDKKRRNRKFKMSDSEVMTILILFHLSRYRDLKAFYLQYITHSCRSEFPHLVSYNRFVELQSRVGFKLIAFLNMCCLGQCTGISFIDSTPLKACHIKRAHGHRTMRGWAQKGKSTMGWFYGFKLHIVINDRGEIINYQITPGNCDDREPLKDGTFTKNLFGKLIADRGYISQNLFDRLFVDDIHMITKIKKNMKNSLMHLYDKVLLRKRALIETVNDMFKNLCPIEHTRHRSVNNFVTNLISGIIAYNILPKKPELNIEIIRNPNFPISA, encoded by the coding sequence ATGAAGACAAATATAGTTGATGTTTTTTGCATCATAGATGATTTCTCCAAGCTTTTTGATGAAGCAATCAAGAAAAAGACCCTCGAAGAGGAAGACAAAAAACGCAGGAATAGAAAGTTTAAGATGTCGGACAGTGAGGTCATGACCATCCTGATCCTTTTTCATCTGTCAAGATACCGAGATTTGAAAGCTTTTTATCTTCAATACATCACCCATTCTTGTCGATCCGAGTTCCCACATCTTGTCTCTTATAATCGCTTTGTGGAGCTGCAAAGCAGGGTAGGTTTCAAGCTGATAGCATTTCTCAATATGTGTTGTTTGGGTCAATGTACAGGCATCTCTTTCATCGATTCCACCCCACTGAAGGCTTGTCATATCAAACGAGCTCATGGGCATAGGACAATGAGGGGATGGGCTCAAAAAGGCAAAAGCACCATGGGTTGGTTTTATGGATTCAAACTACATATTGTTATCAACGACAGGGGTGAAATCATCAACTATCAAATCACACCGGGCAATTGTGATGACAGAGAACCTCTGAAAGACGGAACATTCACCAAGAATCTTTTTGGCAAACTCATTGCCGATAGAGGCTACATTTCCCAAAACCTTTTTGACCGGCTCTTTGTCGATGACATCCACATGATAACCAAAATCAAAAAGAACATGAAGAACTCCCTGATGCATCTATATGACAAAGTTTTATTGAGAAAGAGAGCCCTGATCGAAACGGTCAATGATATGTTCAAAAATCTCTGCCCGATAGAGCACACGAGACATCGCAGTGTCAACAATTTTGTCACCAACCTGATCTCCGGTATCATCGCTTACAACATCCTGCCTAAAAAGCCTGAACTCAATATTGAAATCATCAGAAACCCTAACTTTCCTATTTCCGCTTAG